The genomic DNA TACTTTGCGCCCAGCGGGTTCACCTCGGGCACCGAGAATGTACAGAGTGGCGTTGGCGCCCTGGTCACCTTCACCGGCACCTACACCCTGTACGTGCAGGACGGGTATTACACGGTCAACAACGGGGTCGTCACCGGCTCCTACGCCGTATCGACACCAACGCGGTCGTGGAGCTGACCGGACACCGAGGTCACGGATCCACCGCGGCCGCGCGGAGATCCTCCAACCAGGCCTGCAAGCCCAGCCCCAGGTGAGTGGTCGACAACTCCGGGGTGGCGTCCACCTGCCTGCCCGTCCAGGTCTCCTCGGTGCTCACCAGGACTCCCCCCTCGATCTCGGTGAAGGTCCAGACATGCACACCGCGGTCGATGTCGACTCCCTCACCCCTGGCGGGTCCGCTCCAGCGGATGCAAGCAAGCTCCTCGAGTTGCTGCACCGTCGACGTGACGTACAGCGTGGTAGCCGGAGTCACCTCTGTTGCCGGAACCGGTGTTGTCCACAGGAATTGGGACTGCGGGCGCAGCGGGCCCTCCGTCAGCACCGTCGCGTCCGCGACGGCGGGCTGCCACGACGGCCATCGCGCGACGTCGACCTGAAGATCCCAGATCGTCTGCAGTGGAGCTGGAATCACTGCCTGGGTCCGGTATCTGATGGCGGCGTTCGGGTCCACCGTCTGCCCATCGCACGCCAGGAGCGGCTCCGGCAAGGGGCTCTCGGTGCTCAGATACCGATAGGCGGCGTCGGGATCGCGTGGGCCGTCCACCACCGCCCAGGCAGCGGCGAACCCGATGACGACAATCAGCACGCCGTGCCTGCAGCGGTCCACGATGGTGCCTGCTACCCTCAGCCGCCGGCGCTCTGGGGCTGGAAGGCCGCCCACAGCCCGTAGGAGTCCTCGAGGAAGTTGTATGCGGCGAGCTTGCCGTCGCGGACGGTGCAGATGGTGGCGAAGTCGCTGTCGAACTCCTTGCCGGTGTCGAGGATGCGGTGGGTGAACCGACCGATCACCACCACCTGGTCATCAGCCTCGAACATCCGGGTGATGTCGAAGCTGACGGGGTGAAAGTGATTGGGGAACAGCTCTAGCCATTCCCTCACCTCGTCTCGACCGTGCCGGGTACCGATGGTGGGGACATCCGGCGCACCCTGGACGTGCCAGACCACGTCCTCGGTGAGGCAGTCCAACGTCTTGTTGATGTCGTGGCTGAAGAACACGTCGAAGTAATTCCGGACGACGGCACCGGCCGTCGTCTCCTCAGCTGCGTTCTCGGTCATCGTTGTCCGCCGGACATGATGATGAACTCTCCTGTCATCCAAGCGCTCTCATCGGATGCCAGATACACCGCAGCCGGGGCGACATCCTCGGAACGACCGAGGCGGCCCAGCGGCGTCTCGGCGATGAGCGCGTCGCCGAATCCGCTGGTGAGAAAGCCGCCGGCCTGCACGCCCTCGGTGTCGACCACGCCCGGTTTGATTCCGTTGACCCGAATACCCTGTGGCGCCAACTCATTCGACAACGCGCGAGTCAGCCCGTCGATGGCGCCCTTGCTGGCGGTGTAGACGGACGCTTCGGTGGGTCCGAAGATGGTGACCGTGGACCCCATGTTGACGATGCTCGCTCCGGCTGACATGTAGTGCACGGCTTCTTTGATCGCCAGTAGGTAGCCGTAGACGTTGAGTTCGAAGTGGCGCCGGAACAGTTCGAGGGTCAGGTTCTGCAGTGGCTGGAAATCATACACGCCGGCGTTGTTGACCAGGATATCCAGGCTGCCGAAGGCGTTCTGGGTGTCGACGAACAATTGCCGGACCTGCTCTTCGTTGCTCATGTCCGCGTGGATGGCCACCGCCGTGCCGCCGGCGCGGGTGATGTCGTCGACCAGATCGGTGGCCGCTCCCTCACTGTGGGAGTAGTTCACCACCACCGAGGCACCCTCGGCGGCGAACTGCCGGGCGATCTCCGCCCCGAGGCCCTTTGATGCCCCGGTGACCACTGCGGTCTTGCCTTTGAGACGCTGATTCACGTTGCTGCCCCTTCCGTCTCAGCGCACGCCGTGATCGGCGTAGCGCCCGCCCTTGACCAGATCGCTGAGGGGTTGCAGCTCGGCGAGCGCATCGTCGTCGAGTTTCACGTCCAGGGAGGCCGCGTTCTCGTCGAGCCGGTTGGCATGGCGGGTTCCGGGGATGGGCACCACCGAGACGCCCAGACGCTCCTGCTGCGCGTACACCCAGGCCAGGGCAACCTGTGCGGGCAGCACACCCAACCGTTCGGCGACTGACCGGACGGTATCGGCGATGACCTGGTTCTGTTCACCGCCCTCGCCGGTGAACCGCGGATTGCGGGCCCGGAAGTCATTGGCGTCGAGCTTCGCCGTCTGCACCGACCCGGTGAGGAAGCCTCGGCCCAACGGAGCATAGGGCACCAAGCCTATCCCCAGTTCGGCCATCACCGGCGTGATCTCCTCGACTTCCCTTGTCCACAGCGAGTATTCGCTCTGCACTGCCGTGATCGGGTGCACCGCGTGCGCCCTGCGCAGCAGCTCTTCACTGACCTCGCTGAGGCCGAGGTAACGGACCTTTCCGTCCCTCACCAGCTCGGCCATCGCGCCCACGGTGTCTTCGATCTCGGCGTTCTCCGGCGGGCGGTGCAGGTAGTAGAGGTCGATGTGGTCGATACCCAGTCGCAGCAGCGACGCTTCGCACGAGCGCTTCACGTAAGGCGGATCACCCCGGTGGACCCGGTTTTCGTCACCGCTGCTGCGGTCGATACCGAACTTGGTGGCAATCTGCACGTCGTCGCGACGGCCGGCGATGCCTCGGCCCACGAGGACTTCGTTGTGTCCGGAGCCGTATTGGTCGGCCGTGTCGAAGAGGGTCACACCGACATCGATGGCGTGGTGGATTGTCTCGATGCTGGTGTCCCAGTCCGATGTTCCGTAGTACTCGCTCATACCCATGCAGCCCAGGCCTTGGGCCGACACGTCCAAACTGCCGAGAGTGGTTCGCTTCACGATCAATCCTTTCCGAAGGATGGCGCCGAGATCTCGAAGATTAGTGAGCGCGGGCACGCTCACAAGGGGTGCGATACACCCAGGAACATCACGCAGGGGCGGCCGTGATGACCGTCCGCATGGGCGCGATGTCGGTGAAGGTGGGGATGTCGTCAGCGACGGCGGCGGACTCGGGTGCCGCCAGCGCCCGATCCACACCTGCCCGATCGGCGAAGTGACACAGACACATCGCCACGACATCCGGCCCCGTCGCGGGATCCACGGCGTAGAACACCTCGGTACGCTGCAGGCCGAACGGAGCCCAGGTTCGCTCGACCAGCGGGATATGGTGCGTGTCATAGGTTGTGCGGTCGAAGCGGCTGTCGGCGCCGCCAACATAGGTGACCATCAGAATGGACATAGATGCACTCTCGCTTTCTGTTGTTGATGTTGTGACAAAGGCGATTTCACTCGGTGGCTGCCCACGCGCAGAGCACCGACAGGGACTCCGCACTGGGGGAACCGGGCGTTGCGTGGTAGACGACCAGCTCTTGCCCCGGGCTGGACCGTACGTCGAAGGTCTGCATCGTCAATGCCATCACACCGACCTCGGGATGGCGGAAGGTCTTGTTTTGCAGTGCTTTCCGCCGCGCATCGTGTCGCATCCACAGCGCAGCGAAAGCGGGGCTGCGCTCCAGCAGTTCATCGCGCACGGTGCGCAGGCGCACGTCGTTAGGGGCAAGTCCGAAGCCGTGCCGAAAGCTCGCCACCGCGTCCTCGGCCACCACCGACCAGTTGCAGTAGAACGTCTGCGCCTCGGGATCGGTGAAGATCGTGTGCATCAAGTTCCGCGAGCGAGTCCACTGCATGAACATGGCATCGGCGATCCGGTTGCTGGCCAGCACGTCGAACGCCCGGTTGTACACCAGCGCGGGGTTGAACGGCCACATGTCGAGCAGATCGAGCAGTGCAGGGTCGACGCGGGTGCTGACGCTCCCCCGTTCCTGGGGACTCAGCCCCGCCAGCCGGAACAGGTGCTCTCTGGCGTCATCCGACAGCTGCAAGACTGCTGCCAACGCGTCGATGACCTGTGGCGAGGGCCGTCGTTCCCGGCCCTGCTCCAGGCGGGTGTAGTAGTCCACGCTGACGCCGGCGAGAAGCGCCACCTCTTCTCGTCGCAGCCCGCTGACCCGGCGCAGTCCCTCGCTGGGGAGCCCCACCTCCCCCGGGGATACGTCGGCGCGGCGAGCTCGCAGATACTCGCCCAGACCGTCGGTGCCCATGAACCGGAGCTTAGGTCCGCACCAC from Mycolicibacterium tokaiense includes the following:
- a CDS encoding SRPBCC family protein, producing MDRCRHGVLIVVIGFAAAWAVVDGPRDPDAAYRYLSTESPLPEPLLACDGQTVDPNAAIRYRTQAVIPAPLQTIWDLQVDVARWPSWQPAVADATVLTEGPLRPQSQFLWTTPVPATEVTPATTLYVTSTVQQLEELACIRWSGPARGEGVDIDRGVHVWTFTEIEGGVLVSTEETWTGRQVDATPELSTTHLGLGLQAWLEDLRAAAVDP
- a CDS encoding nuclear transport factor 2 family protein: MTENAAEETTAGAVVRNYFDVFFSHDINKTLDCLTEDVVWHVQGAPDVPTIGTRHGRDEVREWLELFPNHFHPVSFDITRMFEADDQVVVIGRFTHRILDTGKEFDSDFATICTVRDGKLAAYNFLEDSYGLWAAFQPQSAGG
- a CDS encoding SDR family NAD(P)-dependent oxidoreductase, whose translation is MNQRLKGKTAVVTGASKGLGAEIARQFAAEGASVVVNYSHSEGAATDLVDDITRAGGTAVAIHADMSNEEQVRQLFVDTQNAFGSLDILVNNAGVYDFQPLQNLTLELFRRHFELNVYGYLLAIKEAVHYMSAGASIVNMGSTVTIFGPTEASVYTASKGAIDGLTRALSNELAPQGIRVNGIKPGVVDTEGVQAGGFLTSGFGDALIAETPLGRLGRSEDVAPAAVYLASDESAWMTGEFIIMSGGQR
- a CDS encoding aldo/keto reductase; protein product: MGMSEYYGTSDWDTSIETIHHAIDVGVTLFDTADQYGSGHNEVLVGRGIAGRRDDVQIATKFGIDRSSGDENRVHRGDPPYVKRSCEASLLRLGIDHIDLYYLHRPPENAEIEDTVGAMAELVRDGKVRYLGLSEVSEELLRRAHAVHPITAVQSEYSLWTREVEEITPVMAELGIGLVPYAPLGRGFLTGSVQTAKLDANDFRARNPRFTGEGGEQNQVIADTVRSVAERLGVLPAQVALAWVYAQQERLGVSVVPIPGTRHANRLDENAASLDVKLDDDALAELQPLSDLVKGGRYADHGVR
- a CDS encoding EthD family reductase, which produces MSILMVTYVGGADSRFDRTTYDTHHIPLVERTWAPFGLQRTEVFYAVDPATGPDVVAMCLCHFADRAGVDRALAAPESAAVADDIPTFTDIAPMRTVITAAPA
- a CDS encoding helix-turn-helix transcriptional regulator, coding for MGTDGLGEYLRARRADVSPGEVGLPSEGLRRVSGLRREEVALLAGVSVDYYTRLEQGRERRPSPQVIDALAAVLQLSDDAREHLFRLAGLSPQERGSVSTRVDPALLDLLDMWPFNPALVYNRAFDVLASNRIADAMFMQWTRSRNLMHTIFTDPEAQTFYCNWSVVAEDAVASFRHGFGLAPNDVRLRTVRDELLERSPAFAALWMRHDARRKALQNKTFRHPEVGVMALTMQTFDVRSSPGQELVVYHATPGSPSAESLSVLCAWAATE